Proteins encoded by one window of Maliibacterium massiliense:
- a CDS encoding ABC transporter ATP-binding protein — translation MLQVDMMGITKRFKNTVANDKVDFSVRGGEIHSLLGENGAGKTTLMRILYGMTTPNEGRIFIDGDQVHFKSPQDAIDRGIAMVHQHFMLVEPLSVAENMVLGYEPKKGIRFNLARARRDAMELSKRYGLEIDPGARIESLPVGAKQRVEILKALYRKADLLILDEPTAVLTRGEVDDLFKVLRELRDDGKTIIIITHKLKETMQIADRVTILNAGKLVTTREVKDTNPAELAELMVGRKVSFDVKRDSEKEQLGPVRLRLEDISYRREKVRVLNHLSLQVRAGEILGIAGVEGNGQTELVEMVTGLLPCRHGAIYINEKKVEHATPRKMVALGVGHIPEDRGKRGLVANFSISENLLLGYQRFAPYSRRGILKPAVIDKHAEQLREGFAIKSDSIAEPVSALSGGNQQKVVIARVLSQDPDIIVAAQPTRGVDIGAIEYIHQKLIEMKEAGKAVLLISAELEEIMKLSDRIAVLFGGHIVAEDTPDHFDEYRLGALMTGLEGGEEAAK, via the coding sequence ATGTTGCAAGTGGATATGATGGGCATCACCAAGCGGTTTAAAAACACGGTGGCCAACGATAAGGTGGATTTCAGTGTGCGCGGCGGTGAGATTCACTCGCTGCTGGGGGAGAACGGCGCGGGTAAAACCACGCTGATGCGCATTCTCTACGGCATGACCACGCCCAACGAGGGCCGGATATTCATCGACGGCGATCAGGTGCACTTTAAAAGCCCGCAGGACGCCATTGACCGCGGCATCGCAATGGTGCACCAGCACTTTATGCTGGTGGAACCGCTGAGCGTGGCCGAAAACATGGTGCTGGGTTACGAGCCGAAGAAGGGCATCCGCTTTAACCTGGCCCGCGCCAGGCGCGACGCGATGGAGCTTTCCAAACGCTACGGGCTGGAGATCGACCCTGGCGCGCGCATCGAGAGCCTGCCGGTGGGCGCCAAGCAGCGCGTGGAGATTCTCAAGGCGCTCTACCGCAAGGCGGATTTGCTGATATTGGACGAGCCTACCGCGGTGCTGACGCGCGGCGAGGTGGACGACCTGTTCAAAGTGCTGCGCGAGCTGCGTGACGACGGCAAGACCATCATCATCATCACCCACAAGCTCAAGGAGACCATGCAGATCGCCGACCGCGTAACCATCCTCAACGCGGGCAAGCTGGTCACTACGCGCGAGGTAAAGGATACCAACCCCGCGGAGCTTGCCGAACTGATGGTGGGGCGCAAGGTCAGCTTTGACGTCAAGCGCGACAGCGAGAAGGAGCAGCTGGGGCCGGTGCGCCTGCGCCTGGAGGACATCTCCTATAGGCGCGAGAAGGTGCGGGTGCTCAACCACCTGTCGCTGCAGGTGCGCGCAGGGGAAATCCTGGGCATCGCGGGCGTGGAGGGCAATGGCCAGACCGAGCTGGTGGAGATGGTCACGGGCCTTTTGCCCTGCAGGCACGGCGCCATCTATATCAATGAAAAGAAGGTGGAGCACGCCACGCCGCGCAAAATGGTGGCGCTGGGGGTGGGTCACATCCCCGAGGACCGCGGCAAGCGCGGCCTTGTGGCAAACTTCTCCATCAGCGAAAACCTGCTATTGGGCTACCAGCGCTTTGCCCCTTACAGCAGACGCGGCATCCTCAAGCCCGCGGTGATCGACAAGCATGCAGAGCAGCTGCGCGAGGGCTTTGCCATCAAGTCGGACAGTATCGCAGAGCCCGTCTCCGCGCTCTCGGGCGGCAACCAGCAGAAGGTGGTCATCGCCCGCGTGCTCTCACAGGACCCGGACATCATCGTGGCGGCCCAGCCCACGCGCGGCGTGGACATTGGCGCCATCGAGTACATCCACCAGAAGCTCATCGAGATGAAGGAGGCCGGCAAGGCCGTGCTGCTGATCTCGGCGGAGCTGGAGGAGATCATGAAGCTGAGTGACCGCATCGCGGTGCTCTTTGGCGGGCACATTGTGGCGGAGGATACGCCCGACCACTTTGACGAATACCGGCTGGGCGCGCTGATGACCGGCCTGGAAGGTGGAGAGGAGGCGGCCAAATGA
- a CDS encoding ABC transporter substrate-binding protein — protein MKKRRKTLYLVVAVLMLLVLAACSVETEAPVASGGASTSASASQSTSGGGKKPVVGFAQMSYTSAWRIAETDDIKAKLEENGYDIIYTDAQNNTQKQVSDVEDILAQKPDYLLLAPREEEGLVPALDAAKKAGVPVILIDRKAKGTPGEDYVCLISSDFVWQGEQACAWLAKKTDGKAKVVEIYGTPGSTSAIDRAAGFREEMKKYPDMEILASQVGDNKRVESQKVMENMIQAYGDQIDAVYTHGDEMTFGAVQAIKAAGLKPNEDILVVSVDGTKEGVQGIIDGEISVEVQCNPRMGAEVIDVLEKLEKGESVEEWIVVKDNIFDETNAKDWVDKL, from the coding sequence GTGAAGAAGAGACGGAAAACCTTGTACCTGGTTGTGGCGGTGCTGATGCTGCTGGTGCTTGCGGCCTGCAGCGTCGAGACCGAGGCGCCGGTGGCCTCCGGCGGCGCGAGCACGTCCGCGAGCGCTTCCCAGAGCACGTCCGGCGGCGGCAAAAAACCCGTGGTGGGCTTTGCGCAGATGTCCTACACCAGCGCATGGCGCATCGCCGAGACCGACGACATCAAGGCCAAACTGGAAGAGAACGGATACGATATCATCTACACCGACGCACAGAACAACACCCAGAAACAGGTGTCCGACGTGGAGGACATCCTGGCGCAGAAACCCGATTACCTGCTGCTTGCCCCCCGCGAGGAAGAGGGCCTGGTGCCCGCGCTGGACGCCGCCAAAAAGGCGGGCGTGCCGGTGATCCTGATCGACCGCAAGGCCAAGGGCACGCCGGGCGAGGACTACGTGTGCCTGATCTCCTCGGACTTTGTCTGGCAGGGCGAGCAGGCCTGCGCGTGGCTGGCGAAAAAGACGGACGGCAAGGCCAAAGTGGTGGAGATTTACGGCACGCCCGGTTCCACCTCGGCGATTGACCGCGCGGCAGGCTTCCGCGAGGAAATGAAGAAGTATCCGGATATGGAGATACTCGCCTCCCAGGTGGGCGACAACAAGCGCGTGGAATCGCAGAAGGTCATGGAGAACATGATCCAGGCCTACGGCGACCAGATCGACGCGGTCTACACCCACGGCGACGAGATGACCTTCGGCGCGGTGCAGGCCATCAAGGCTGCGGGCCTCAAGCCCAACGAGGACATCCTGGTGGTATCGGTGGACGGCACCAAGGAGGGCGTACAGGGCATCATCGACGGGGAAATCTCCGTGGAAGTGCAGTGCAACCCCCGCATGGGCGCTGAGGTGATCGACGTGCTGGAAAAACTGGAAAAGGGCGAATCCGTTGAGGAGTGGATCGTGGTCAAGGACAACATCTTTGACGAGACCAACGCCAAGGACTGGGTCGACAAGCTCTAA
- a CDS encoding BMP family ABC transporter substrate-binding protein, with amino-acid sequence MKKRISLLLVVVMVLAMALTGCGQKAADNNAGSGDGPKVAFVFALGGLGDKGFNDSAMEGLEMAKEQLGATIQYVEPKETAEFEGHLREFAKDGSYDVVFGFGYDQVDAIQVVAKEFPEQKFAIIDGEVDGYDNIMSVTFNDPEKAFLLGTIAGKMTKTNKVGMVGGMDIPLINGFGAGLKSGMAYVNPDVELSIKYVGAFNDANTGKELARALYDEGCDIVMACAGGSGLGVFAAAKDVDKMALGADVNQIPLDPDHIVASAMRMMQTVVLDIIGSVKDGSYKGGHQMRGLKEKATDVTVEGAVIKTPQEVLDRTEEIRQELIDGKIDVPTTLDEAEAFIKDLKK; translated from the coding sequence ATGAAAAAACGTATTTCGCTTCTTTTGGTCGTTGTTATGGTGTTGGCCATGGCGCTGACGGGCTGCGGGCAGAAGGCCGCGGACAACAACGCCGGCAGCGGCGACGGCCCCAAGGTTGCGTTTGTGTTCGCACTGGGTGGCCTGGGAGACAAGGGCTTTAACGACAGCGCCATGGAAGGCCTGGAGATGGCCAAAGAGCAGCTGGGCGCCACCATTCAGTACGTCGAGCCCAAGGAGACCGCCGAGTTCGAGGGCCATCTGCGCGAGTTTGCCAAGGACGGCTCCTACGATGTGGTTTTCGGCTTCGGCTACGACCAGGTGGACGCCATCCAGGTGGTTGCCAAGGAGTTCCCCGAGCAGAAATTCGCCATCATCGACGGTGAGGTGGATGGCTACGACAACATCATGTCCGTCACCTTCAACGATCCGGAGAAGGCGTTTTTGCTGGGCACCATCGCAGGCAAAATGACCAAAACAAACAAGGTCGGCATGGTCGGAGGCATGGACATCCCCCTGATCAACGGCTTCGGCGCCGGCCTGAAATCGGGCATGGCGTACGTCAACCCCGATGTGGAGCTTTCCATCAAATACGTAGGCGCGTTCAACGACGCCAACACCGGCAAGGAGCTTGCCCGCGCGCTGTATGACGAAGGCTGCGACATCGTGATGGCCTGCGCCGGCGGCAGCGGCCTGGGCGTGTTCGCCGCGGCCAAGGACGTCGATAAGATGGCGCTGGGCGCGGACGTCAACCAGATCCCGCTGGATCCCGACCACATTGTCGCCAGCGCCATGCGCATGATGCAGACCGTTGTGCTGGATATCATCGGCTCGGTCAAGGACGGCTCCTACAAGGGCGGTCATCAGATGCGCGGCCTTAAAGAGAAGGCCACCGACGTCACCGTTGAGGGTGCCGTGATCAAGACGCCGCAGGAGGTGCTGGACCGCACCGAGGAGATCCGTCAGGAGCTCATCGACGGCAAAATCGATGTGCCCACCACGCTTGATGAGGCGGAGGCCTTTATCAAGGACCTGAAGAAATAA
- a CDS encoding V4R domain-containing protein has protein sequence MEKQQPELARLMQIRAQLKEDLQFDDAAYAQMLQVMEDNKALTERIALHYELYDRGQPVRPTLGNEMQIFYMRDRQTFMFLMFPEMRQMAYQLGRAIGAKFVAPYVRGTTLPECFESNMRIAGHHGYGYQEVVEVDETHGTYRTYECADCYGFPNIGMKICAYEAGTASGIYGTLLNRKVVCEETKCCANGDPYCEFEVRIVD, from the coding sequence TTGGAAAAACAACAACCAGAGCTTGCGCGCCTGATGCAGATACGCGCGCAGCTCAAGGAGGACTTGCAGTTTGACGATGCGGCCTACGCGCAGATGCTGCAGGTGATGGAGGACAACAAAGCCCTGACCGAGCGCATCGCGCTGCACTACGAGCTCTACGACAGGGGACAGCCCGTGCGGCCTACCCTGGGCAACGAGATGCAGATTTTCTACATGCGCGACCGGCAGACGTTCATGTTTCTGATGTTCCCCGAGATGCGCCAGATGGCCTACCAGCTGGGCCGCGCCATCGGCGCCAAGTTTGTGGCACCCTATGTGCGCGGCACCACGCTGCCAGAGTGCTTTGAAAGCAATATGCGCATCGCGGGGCACCACGGCTACGGCTATCAGGAGGTTGTCGAGGTGGACGAGACCCATGGCACCTACCGCACCTACGAGTGTGCGGACTGCTACGGCTTTCCCAACATCGGCATGAAAATCTGCGCCTACGAGGCGGGCACCGCCTCGGGCATCTACGGCACGCTGCTGAACCGCAAAGTTGTGTGCGAGGAGACAAAATGCTGTGCAAACGGCGATCCGTACTGTGAGTTTGAGGTGCGCATCGTCGATTAA
- a CDS encoding ABC transporter permease has product MNEVKPRRFDLKGLKDNVLAVSLLSLVASLVLAGVIIACAGYSPFAAYGAMFTGAFGGMSKIADTLGTATPLILTGLAVALAMKGGVVNIGCEGQMYMGAMAAALVGAYVKGLPAPIHIAMCVLAAMIVGGLWAAIAGALKVRLGVSEVILTIMLNYIATYFTDYLATYHFKAEGMTIKTPNIMDTASLPKLYPHSRFTVGFILAIIAVLVIWWMLKKTTMGFETRALGSNPFAAETGGVNRKRQIVITMLMSGMLAGLAGGIEVLGVHQYFVKGFSPGYGFDGLAIAVLGQNNPFGVLISAIFYGALRSGATMMDRATKIPGDFVVILQALVIIFVATPAIVRALRLRRTKGGKAHD; this is encoded by the coding sequence ATGAACGAGGTAAAACCGAGGCGCTTCGACCTGAAGGGGCTCAAGGACAACGTGCTGGCGGTCTCGCTGCTATCGCTTGTGGCCTCTCTGGTGCTGGCGGGCGTCATCATCGCCTGCGCCGGCTACTCCCCCTTTGCGGCCTACGGCGCGATGTTTACCGGCGCGTTCGGCGGCATGAGCAAGATCGCGGACACCCTGGGCACCGCCACCCCGCTGATATTGACCGGCCTTGCGGTTGCGCTGGCCATGAAGGGCGGCGTGGTCAACATCGGCTGCGAGGGCCAGATGTACATGGGCGCCATGGCGGCCGCGCTGGTGGGCGCGTACGTCAAGGGCTTGCCCGCGCCCATCCACATAGCGATGTGCGTGCTGGCGGCGATGATTGTGGGCGGCCTGTGGGCGGCCATCGCGGGCGCGCTGAAGGTGCGCCTGGGGGTAAGCGAAGTCATCCTGACCATCATGCTCAATTACATCGCCACGTATTTTACCGATTACCTTGCCACCTATCACTTCAAGGCGGAGGGCATGACCATCAAGACGCCCAACATTATGGACACCGCCTCGCTGCCCAAGCTCTACCCGCACAGCCGTTTTACGGTTGGCTTTATCCTGGCGATCATCGCGGTGCTGGTGATCTGGTGGATGCTCAAAAAGACCACCATGGGCTTTGAGACGCGCGCGCTGGGCAGCAACCCCTTTGCGGCTGAGACGGGCGGCGTCAACCGCAAGCGCCAGATTGTGATCACCATGCTGATGAGCGGCATGCTCGCCGGCCTTGCCGGCGGCATCGAGGTGCTGGGCGTGCACCAGTACTTTGTCAAGGGATTCTCGCCCGGCTACGGCTTCGACGGCCTGGCCATCGCCGTGCTGGGGCAGAATAATCCCTTCGGCGTGCTGATATCTGCCATCTTCTATGGCGCGCTGCGCTCCGGCGCTACGATGATGGATCGCGCCACAAAAATCCCCGGGGACTTTGTGGTGATCCTGCAGGCGCTGGTGATCATCTTTGTAGCAACGCCCGCCATTGTGCGTGCGCTGCGCCTGCGCAGGACGAAAGGGGGCAAAGCACATGATTGA
- a CDS encoding LacI family DNA-binding transcriptional regulator: MAVTMQQIAQEAGVSLGTVSNVLNNRTNVKKKNYDKVMAAVEKLKYQRGPAVDTLKMPFPSNFALLLPDTARAFYSELIRGVEDAAWSAGYGMMLGSFDRIKSKQRQYMEMYARKNLAGIIIHKPMSSCDTINEYFGDRTVVLLDANDSYRGKFPIINADDRGGMRAAMQFLYDHGHRRIAYISGLFEVESSVRRLNVYKEFLVEKGIGIEEALIKNGNYDWHSGYTQASALLRLVNPPTAIFAANDLMAIGAIKAAYERGLRVPGDISIMGHDDIEMAALYMPPLTTVRQPRYEIGVFSVEMLLKQIQKITYNEPVEPVYVQRDNELVVRESVSYIERNVVQEPASAHARTLQEDVL; this comes from the coding sequence TTGGCCGTAACAATGCAGCAGATTGCGCAGGAGGCAGGCGTCTCGCTGGGCACGGTGTCCAACGTGTTGAACAACCGCACCAATGTCAAAAAAAAGAACTACGACAAGGTGATGGCGGCGGTTGAAAAACTCAAATACCAGCGCGGGCCCGCCGTGGATACGCTCAAAATGCCGTTTCCATCCAACTTCGCGCTGCTGTTGCCCGATACGGCGCGCGCCTTCTATTCAGAGCTCATCCGCGGCGTGGAGGATGCCGCGTGGTCCGCGGGCTACGGCATGATGCTGGGCAGCTTTGACCGGATTAAGAGCAAGCAGCGGCAGTATATGGAGATGTATGCGCGCAAAAATCTGGCGGGCATCATAATCCACAAGCCCATGTCCTCGTGCGATACCATCAACGAGTACTTTGGCGACAGGACGGTGGTGCTGCTGGACGCCAATGACAGCTACCGCGGCAAATTCCCCATCATCAACGCGGACGACCGCGGCGGCATGCGCGCCGCCATGCAGTTTTTGTACGATCACGGCCACCGGCGCATCGCCTATATCAGCGGCCTGTTCGAGGTGGAGTCCAGCGTGCGGCGGCTCAACGTATACAAGGAGTTTTTGGTGGAAAAAGGCATTGGCATTGAGGAGGCGCTGATCAAAAACGGCAATTACGACTGGCACAGCGGCTACACCCAGGCGAGCGCCCTGTTGCGGCTGGTCAATCCGCCCACGGCGATCTTTGCCGCCAACGATTTGATGGCCATCGGCGCCATCAAGGCGGCGTATGAGCGGGGGCTGCGGGTGCCGGGGGATATCTCCATCATGGGGCACGACGATATTGAAATGGCCGCGCTCTACATGCCGCCTTTGACCACCGTGCGCCAGCCCCGCTATGAAATCGGGGTGTTCTCGGTGGAAATGCTGCTCAAACAGATTCAGAAGATCACCTACAACGAACCGGTCGAGCCCGTCTACGTACAGCGCGATAACGAACTGGTGGTGCGCGAGAGCGTCTCCTACATCGAGCGTAACGTGGTGCAGGAGCCCGCCAGCGCCCATGCCCGCACTTTACAGGAGGATGTCCTGTAA
- a CDS encoding sugar ABC transporter ATP-binding protein codes for MEQTYLLEALHITKTFPGVRALSDVSLQVRAGEVHALMGENGAGKSTLIKILTGIYTKDEGTILFDGRQIAPHTALEAQQLGISTIYQELNLSPFLSVAENIFLGRELRTKRGTIDWKRTNREAAQRMADLGITLDVTRPLSHYSTAIAQMISIARALVIQAKLLIMDEPTSSLDNREVNVLFATIKKLQKMGIAVIYISHRMSEIFSICDRVTVLKDGESRGTYGMDEMDMPRLLSLMIGRDAASVIGRTKVHDPQKEKAPVFCSVKNIRKGHVLQGIDLEIRKGEILGLAGLLGSGRTELAKIICGDDPLYAGEIFVEGKPVRFRSPKDAIARGITLCAEDRKNEGIFSFMDVCDNLTMAILPKLVRAGVINTKEQLALTQEYIGKLSIKTPSPRALIRNLSGGNQQKVVLARWLCMQPEMIILDEPTRGIDVGAKAEIEKLIQMLADSGIAVLFISSEIDELVRGCDRVAVLYEGRKVCELVGDEISREHILDAVARGSEEARALHQQAAQGGGGVA; via the coding sequence TTGGAACAAACCTATCTGCTTGAGGCGCTGCACATCACCAAAACCTTTCCGGGCGTGCGGGCGCTTTCGGATGTATCGCTGCAGGTGCGCGCCGGGGAAGTGCACGCGCTGATGGGGGAAAACGGGGCCGGCAAGTCCACCCTGATTAAGATTTTGACCGGCATCTACACCAAGGACGAGGGCACAATCCTCTTTGACGGCAGACAGATCGCGCCCCACACCGCGCTGGAGGCGCAGCAGCTTGGCATCAGCACCATCTATCAGGAGCTGAACCTGAGCCCCTTTTTGAGCGTGGCGGAGAACATCTTCCTGGGGCGGGAGCTGCGCACCAAGCGCGGCACCATCGACTGGAAGCGCACCAACAGGGAGGCCGCGCAGCGCATGGCGGATTTGGGCATCACACTGGACGTGACGCGCCCCCTTTCGCACTACTCCACCGCCATCGCGCAGATGATCTCCATTGCACGCGCGCTGGTGATCCAGGCCAAGCTGCTGATCATGGACGAACCCACTTCCTCGCTGGACAACCGCGAGGTGAACGTGCTGTTTGCCACCATCAAAAAACTGCAAAAGATGGGCATCGCGGTGATCTACATCAGCCACCGCATGAGCGAAATCTTTTCCATCTGTGACCGCGTCACAGTGCTCAAGGACGGCGAATCGCGCGGCACATACGGCATGGACGAGATGGATATGCCGCGGCTGCTGTCGCTGATGATCGGCAGGGACGCCGCAAGCGTCATCGGCCGCACCAAGGTGCACGATCCCCAAAAGGAAAAGGCGCCGGTGTTCTGCAGCGTCAAAAACATCCGCAAGGGCCACGTGCTGCAGGGAATCGATCTGGAGATACGAAAAGGGGAGATCCTGGGCCTTGCCGGCCTGCTGGGTTCGGGACGCACGGAGCTTGCCAAGATCATCTGCGGGGACGATCCCCTCTACGCGGGGGAAATCTTTGTCGAGGGCAAGCCTGTACGCTTCCGATCGCCCAAGGACGCCATTGCCCGGGGCATCACGCTCTGCGCGGAGGACCGCAAAAACGAGGGCATCTTTTCCTTTATGGACGTGTGCGACAACCTGACGATGGCGATCCTGCCCAAGCTGGTGCGCGCGGGCGTCATCAACACCAAGGAGCAGCTGGCCCTCACGCAGGAATACATCGGCAAGCTGAGCATCAAGACGCCCTCGCCCCGCGCGCTGATCCGCAACCTTTCGGGCGGCAACCAGCAAAAGGTGGTGCTTGCGCGCTGGCTGTGCATGCAGCCGGAGATGATCATCCTGGACGAACCGACCCGCGGCATCGACGTGGGCGCCAAGGCGGAGATCGAAAAACTGATCCAGATGCTGGCCGATTCAGGCATCGCGGTGCTTTTCATTTCCTCGGAAATCGACGAGCTGGTGCGCGGCTGCGATCGGGTGGCCGTGCTGTATGAGGGGCGCAAGGTGTGCGAGCTGGTGGGAGACGAAATCAGCCGCGAGCATATCCTCGACGCCGTGGCGCGCGGCAGCGAAGAGGCGCGCGCGCTGCACCAGCAGGCAGCGCAGGGGGGAGGTGGCGTGGCATGA
- a CDS encoding ABC transporter permease encodes MIDQIGALIAGALRIMIPIAFGALGCTVSERAGIVNIGLEGMMLMGAFGGVVGSFVTGSAWIGLIIAMIFGMLMAALHAVLTIRFKTGHIISGLGINLLASGLTIVLMQAIWGNQGKSPEVASLGYMKVPGFDNVPILKDIFGSISPMFLLLLAIIVLVWFVMYKTVPGLRLRSIGENPYAADSVGINVKCTQFIAVLISGALAALGGAYLSIGDIGLFSRDMVAGRGYIAMAVTIFGGWNPLGALGGSLIFGLAQSVQIRLQAFNFPVQIVQMLPYVLTILILMLIRRSRGPAASGKSFDREEG; translated from the coding sequence ATGATTGACCAGATCGGGGCCCTGATCGCGGGTGCGCTGCGCATCATGATCCCCATCGCCTTCGGCGCGCTGGGCTGCACGGTCAGCGAGCGCGCGGGCATCGTCAACATCGGCCTGGAGGGCATGATGCTCATGGGCGCGTTCGGCGGCGTGGTGGGCTCGTTTGTCACGGGCAGCGCGTGGATCGGCCTGATCATCGCCATGATCTTCGGCATGTTGATGGCCGCGCTGCACGCGGTGCTGACCATCCGCTTTAAGACGGGCCACATCATCAGCGGCCTGGGTATCAACCTGCTTGCAAGCGGCCTTACGATTGTGCTGATGCAGGCCATCTGGGGCAACCAGGGAAAATCCCCCGAGGTGGCCAGTCTGGGCTATATGAAGGTGCCCGGCTTTGACAACGTGCCCATCCTCAAAGATATCTTCGGTTCCATCTCGCCCATGTTTCTGCTGCTCTTGGCCATCATCGTGCTGGTGTGGTTTGTGATGTACAAGACTGTGCCTGGCCTGCGCCTGCGCTCCATCGGCGAGAACCCCTACGCGGCGGACTCGGTGGGCATCAACGTCAAGTGCACGCAGTTTATCGCGGTGCTCATCAGCGGCGCGCTTGCTGCGCTGGGCGGCGCGTATCTCTCCATTGGCGATATCGGCCTGTTTTCGCGTGATATGGTGGCCGGCCGCGGCTACATCGCCATGGCGGTGACCATCTTCGGCGGCTGGAACCCGCTGGGCGCGCTGGGCGGCAGCTTGATCTTCGGCCTGGCCCAGAGCGTGCAGATCCGCCTGCAGGCCTTCAACTTCCCAGTGCAGATTGTACAGATGCTGCCCTACGTGCTGACGATCCTCATATTGATGTTGATCCGTCGCTCGCGCGGGCCCGCTGCCTCGGGTAAGAGCTTTGACCGTGAGGAGGGCTGA